From the Tribolium castaneum strain GA2 chromosome 2, icTriCast1.1, whole genome shotgun sequence genome, one window contains:
- the LOC656467 gene encoding deoxynucleotidyltransferase terminal-interacting protein 1, which translates to MIPPVTPGQAEEKQNMVSWKNTFSMRQISLMNLAASQLGVKNGSRSAIPNCRRTYSITSPAKSLDLLRKNLQSAINKDIDTVIRKYLEKFFQPAINNIKINLGKDSVTEDHLKEVCKQMLEDAKLMYKISPGSRDSSPYDYSDSEASTTDGRCGHNSPLHRKRKESDTDSETNNKRHKSQFFYMTECGKYKVPIKREGIKWNPDRITENTLFIMGPRANKVLGYGQTRGRLYARHPDLVRYSGDQEDKEWLSAKNLMPPSGGKAYLMILEDIKELTESDEYKNNPNLQLHELKGFIAPQFLVNKVKLFIQNFKTDKKPFMGLDLFDFRSQSITPPNTTPDSGPSTPSDSVQVESQSGSTSSKQSENNFVNIPEMSPNSNHSIISSQSPIQNSGLLSPNMLMTIANHTEGGPVMILKENTQNDTCLSSILASDNSQDF; encoded by the exons ATGATACCTCCTGTAACACCTGGACAAGCTGAAGAGAAACAAAATATGGTCAGTTGG AAGAACACGTTTAGTATGAGGCAAATCAGCTTGATGAACCTCGCCGCTTCTCAATTGGGGGTTAAAAACGGCAGTAGGTCTGCAATCCCGAATTGTAGAAGAACGTACAGTATTACTAGTCCTGCAAAGTCGTTGGATCTTTTAAGAAAGAATTTACAAAGTGCCATTAACAAAGACATTGACACTGTTATAAGAAAGTACTTGGAG AAGTTTTTTCAACCCGCCATTAACAATATCAAGATTAACTTGGGTAAAGACAGTGTGACGGAAGACCACTTGAAGGAAGTGTGCAAACAGATGCTGGAAGATGCCAAATTAATGTACAAAATATCACCAGGGTCACGTGATAGCTCACCCTATGATTACAGTGATTCTGAGGCTAGTACAACAGATGGGAGATGTGGTCATAAT AGCCCCCTTCACCGAAAAAGGAAAGAATCCGACACCGATTCAGAGACAAACAACAAACGCCACAAATCGCAATTTTTCTACATGACCGAATGTGGCAAATACAAGGTTCCAATTAAGAGAGAAGGCATAAAGTGGAATCCTGACCGAATCACCGAAAACACATTATTCATAATGGGCCCCAGAGCCAACAAGGTTTTGGGGTATGGACAGACAAGGGGGCGCCTCTACGCCCGCCATCCTGATCTAGTTCGCTATTCTGGCGACCAAGAAGACAAGGAGTGGCTTTCAGCGAAAAACTTGATGCCACCAAGTGGCGGCAAAGCATATCTCATGATTTTGGAAGATATCAAAGAACTAACAGAGAGTGACGAATACAAAAACAACCCCAACTTGCAGCTGCACGAGTTGAAAGGGTTCATAGCGCCGCAGTTTCTAGTCAACAAAGTCAAATTattcattcaaaatttcaagacTGATAAGAAGCCTTTTATGGGTTTggatttgtttgattttcgCAGTCAGTCAATTACGCCACCAAATACTACACCAGATTCGGGCCCGTCCACGCCTTCTGATTCCGTGCAAGTTGAAAGCCAGTCAGGAAGCACCAGTTCCAAGCAATccgaaaacaattttgttaatattcCCGAAATGAGCCCAAACTCGAACCATTCGATTATTTCAAGCCAAAGTCCCATCCAGAATTCTGGATTGCTCTCTCCTAATATGCTGATGACCATTGCGAATCACACCGAAGGCGGACCCGTCATGATCCTGAAGGAGAACACTCAGAATGATACTTGTTTATCCAGTATTTTAGCAAGTGATAACTCGCAAGATTTTTAG